In Paenibacillus guangzhouensis, a single window of DNA contains:
- a CDS encoding ABC transporter ATP-binding protein: MMTLLQVDRLSKRFKQHHAVKEISFSIEEGRCVALLGPNGAGKTTTIHMLTGLLRPTSGEIRLIQQGKQVADRRPYLGYLPQMPVFYSWMTGHEFVQYAGQLAGLTKQEASRRTKEWLDIVGLQDAGKRRIGGYSGGMKQRLGLAQALIHRPKLLILDEPVSALDPIGRRDVIGILEQIRQETTVLFSTHILHDAEEICDDILLIEQGEIAVQGSLDQIRQAHSEPLLVIETLSEGDAKKLEMAIRNKSYVRHIVNNRQTLRVTVTALEEAERGMMAEAVQHQIFIRKLEAGYSTLEDLFMKVVQA; the protein is encoded by the coding sequence ATGATGACATTGCTGCAGGTAGATCGGTTATCGAAGCGGTTTAAACAACATCATGCGGTGAAGGAGATTAGTTTCTCAATCGAGGAGGGCCGCTGTGTTGCCTTGCTTGGGCCGAATGGGGCGGGCAAAACGACAACAATTCATATGCTAACCGGACTGCTGCGTCCGACCTCCGGCGAAATTCGATTGATACAGCAAGGGAAGCAGGTAGCAGATCGGAGGCCTTATCTCGGCTATTTGCCGCAAATGCCAGTGTTCTACTCCTGGATGACAGGACATGAGTTTGTTCAGTATGCCGGGCAGCTCGCGGGGCTAACGAAACAGGAAGCGTCACGGAGGACGAAGGAGTGGCTCGATATCGTTGGCCTCCAAGATGCCGGCAAGCGACGCATCGGCGGATATTCGGGCGGGATGAAGCAGCGGCTTGGTCTGGCGCAGGCTCTAATCCATCGGCCCAAGCTGCTGATTCTCGATGAGCCGGTCTCCGCACTGGATCCGATTGGTCGGCGAGACGTGATAGGCATCCTGGAGCAGATTCGCCAAGAGACGACGGTGCTGTTCTCGACGCACATTTTGCATGATGCGGAGGAGATCTGTGACGATATCCTGCTGATCGAGCAGGGGGAGATTGCGGTACAAGGCAGTCTGGATCAGATTCGACAAGCGCATAGTGAGCCGTTACTTGTAATTGAAACCTTGAGTGAAGGGGATGCGAAGAAGCTCGAGATGGCGATCCGCAACAAATCTTATGTGCGCCATATCGTGAACAATCGTCAGACGCTGCGAGTGACCGTTACTGCGCTGGAAGAAGCCGAACGGGGGATGATGGCGGAAGCTGTGCAGCATCAAATATTCATTCGTAAGTTAGAAGCGGGTTACAGCACATTAGAGGACTTGTTCATGAAGGTGGTGCAGGCATGA
- a CDS encoding RNA polymerase sigma factor: protein MDNQTDDQLIYQIREGNQEAYRILVDRHKNYIFTLLFRELGHRETAEDLAQEVFIKLYRYLPQFRGESKFTTWMYRLAINTLTDYRRSQQRKPLTSLIDSIKSWFKSPAEEEPEERLLHKEEQLEVQRVLSKMKENYRIILELYHMRQLSYQEIADILEVPIRTVETRLYRAKQQFERLWTEVQVHEKTIQAKVTTSTTSKKRLDKASSS, encoded by the coding sequence ATGGACAATCAGACGGATGATCAGCTCATTTATCAGATTCGGGAAGGAAATCAAGAAGCTTATCGAATACTGGTTGATCGGCATAAAAATTACATTTTCACGCTATTGTTCAGAGAACTTGGCCATCGTGAGACCGCGGAAGACCTCGCTCAGGAAGTGTTTATTAAATTGTACCGTTATTTGCCGCAATTCCGTGGGGAGTCGAAGTTTACGACTTGGATGTATCGCTTAGCGATTAATACGTTAACCGACTATCGTCGATCGCAGCAGCGTAAGCCGCTGACAAGTCTGATAGATTCGATCAAATCATGGTTTAAATCTCCTGCAGAAGAAGAGCCGGAAGAGCGGCTACTGCATAAGGAAGAGCAGCTTGAGGTACAACGGGTGCTCAGCAAGATGAAGGAAAATTACCGTATCATTCTTGAACTCTATCATATGAGACAACTCTCGTATCAAGAAATCGCGGATATTCTAGAGGTTCCGATACGGACCGTTGAGACACGTCTATATCGGGCCAAACAACAATTCGAGCGTTTATGGACGGAGGTGCAAGTTCATGAGAAGACGATTCAAGCGAAAGTCACCACATCAACAACATCAAAGAAAAGACTGGACAAAGCCTCGTCAAGCTAA
- a CDS encoding ATPase yields the protein MLNLGQKVIIVADRFEQNIPIGEYGYIIAYDRNADNAFDYVVRVPKVNRNFAVPYTDIEVEEVLIAQEIERIEREALIDFALATRNEELFRSIMNRGEEPEEAEAEEPEEITQEEFIRQVNLKAWI from the coding sequence ATGTTAAATTTAGGGCAAAAAGTGATTATCGTCGCTGATCGATTTGAACAGAACATTCCGATTGGGGAATATGGTTATATAATCGCATACGATCGAAATGCGGATAATGCTTTTGACTATGTTGTTCGGGTGCCTAAGGTGAATCGTAACTTTGCGGTGCCGTACACAGATATTGAAGTTGAAGAAGTATTGATTGCACAAGAGATTGAACGCATTGAACGAGAAGCGCTGATTGATTTCGCGCTCGCTACCCGCAACGAGGAGCTGTTCCGCAGCATCATGAATCGCGGGGAAGAGCCGGAGGAAGCTGAGGCTGAGGAGCCTGAGGAGATCACGCAGGAAGAGTTCATTCGTCAAGTCAATCTCAAAGCATGGATTTAA
- a CDS encoding transcriptional regulator: MPSEYYHPIPWWAVILIFVTLITQSFWLFTDARRREKNYWFWGIWGLIQFPLPILFYSLFHIYLPYRRSKSKRGPS, encoded by the coding sequence ATGCCAAGTGAATATTATCATCCGATTCCTTGGTGGGCGGTAATCCTCATCTTTGTCACTTTGATTACGCAGAGCTTCTGGCTATTTACTGATGCGCGCCGGCGGGAGAAGAACTATTGGTTCTGGGGAATATGGGGACTGATCCAGTTTCCGCTTCCGATCTTGTTCTACAGTTTATTTCATATTTATTTGCCTTATCGCAGGTCGAAGTCTAAACGGGGTCCATCCTAA
- a CDS encoding PLD nuclease N-terminal domain-containing protein, producing MNLTVNWGLLAPILVIQLILMVTALLSLYKAEATRGPKWMWVLIIVFGQILGPIVYFVVGRKDR from the coding sequence ATGAATCTTACAGTGAACTGGGGACTGCTTGCCCCCATTCTAGTGATACAACTTATTTTGATGGTGACTGCCTTGCTCTCTCTCTATAAGGCCGAAGCTACGCGTGGGCCGAAATGGATGTGGGTGCTGATCATTGTGTTCGGTCAAATTCTAGGTCCGATTGTATACTTTGTCGTCGGAAGGAAAGATCGATGA
- a CDS encoding MgtC/SapB family protein, which translates to MHDPWVIDNLHVMIRLLLAMLLGGLVGFEREHNNHAAGLRTHILVCLGSTLIMLLSIYGFAEFVTLNRDPARLAASVITGIGFLGAGTILFTGKSITGLTTAASLWVVASIGLAIGAGFYFAAVAATILVLLNLWVLNKIEQRFLRGKKVRLITIRAIGQHDLLDVVSAKLTSLGITTKKMSLTETRHATEHEIDLQMELQLHVVAPKQLEPIHLIVELKSIAGVFNVSVE; encoded by the coding sequence ATGCACGATCCATGGGTCATTGATAATCTGCACGTCATGATCCGACTGCTGCTTGCGATGCTGTTAGGCGGGCTTGTCGGGTTCGAACGTGAACATAATAATCATGCAGCAGGCCTTCGGACACATATTCTGGTCTGCTTAGGTTCTACCTTAATTATGTTGTTATCCATTTACGGATTTGCTGAATTCGTGACGTTGAATCGTGATCCTGCGCGGCTTGCCGCGTCGGTCATTACTGGGATCGGATTTCTCGGCGCCGGGACGATCCTATTCACGGGCAAATCCATTACAGGGCTGACGACGGCGGCATCGCTGTGGGTCGTCGCTTCCATCGGCCTAGCGATTGGAGCGGGCTTCTACTTTGCAGCGGTCGCAGCAACCATATTGGTTCTGCTTAATCTGTGGGTGTTGAATAAGATAGAACAACGGTTCTTGCGAGGGAAGAAGGTTCGCCTGATCACGATTCGAGCAATAGGGCAGCACGATCTGCTGGATGTCGTATCAGCGAAGCTTACTTCCCTGGGTATTACAACGAAGAAAATGTCTTTAACTGAGACACGGCATGCCACCGAGCATGAAATCGACTTGCAAATGGAGCTGCAGCTTCATGTCGTAGCGCCGAAGCAATTGGAGCCGATTCACCTGATCGTGGAACTAAAATCCATTGCTGGCGTATTTAATGTTTCGGTAGAATAA
- a CDS encoding stalk domain-containing protein produces MKTKIVAVCTVLLMLYSAKAEAVSLLVKAAVSHVFLVVNNVQLHADSMPEILNYKNQIYVSLRYIANQFGALVGYDPTSRNVYIDHNDYGQVRSKLNASVTEGDFELSISSASAKYKQGDPIKLWSTLTYRGEDPITVSHGGSLLYFSLMDEDQFSEGYVKTVMLVYEKFQQGDNIVSFLHPGLFTTYWASKNQITDIDRYLQETPRPHILPKGRYTIIVHAEFAIGEKFDPADDSKHREFSAEIPIEIE; encoded by the coding sequence ATGAAGACGAAAATAGTAGCGGTTTGTACGGTCTTGTTGATGCTGTACAGTGCTAAGGCAGAAGCGGTGAGTTTGCTTGTTAAAGCGGCGGTGTCCCATGTGTTTCTGGTCGTTAATAATGTTCAACTCCACGCCGATTCCATGCCTGAAATTTTGAATTATAAGAATCAAATTTATGTATCTTTACGGTATATAGCGAATCAATTCGGAGCTTTAGTAGGCTATGATCCTACCTCTCGTAATGTTTATATTGACCATAATGATTACGGTCAAGTACGTTCCAAGCTCAACGCGAGCGTAACGGAAGGAGATTTTGAGCTCAGTATCTCCTCTGCCAGTGCGAAGTATAAGCAAGGAGATCCGATCAAGCTGTGGAGTACATTGACGTATCGGGGGGAAGATCCGATCACGGTATCACATGGCGGTTCGTTACTCTATTTTAGTTTAATGGACGAAGATCAGTTCTCAGAAGGATATGTGAAGACCGTGATGCTGGTATATGAAAAATTTCAACAAGGGGATAATATCGTCTCGTTTTTGCACCCGGGACTCTTTACTACGTACTGGGCAAGCAAAAATCAGATTACCGATATAGATAGATATCTGCAAGAAACCCCGCGCCCCCACATTCTTCCCAAAGGCCGCTACACGATCATCGTCCATGCGGAGTTTGCTATTGGCGAGAAGTTTGATCCCGCAGACGATTCGAAGCATCGAGAATTCAGCGCCGAAATTCCGATCGAGATCGAATAG
- the gatB gene encoding Asp-tRNA(Asn)/Glu-tRNA(Gln) amidotransferase subunit GatB — protein sequence MSTSKYETVIGLEVHVELHTNSKIFCGCKTSFGASPNSNTCPICLGHPGVLPVLNRQAVEYAMKAAMALNCTIATESKFDRKNYFYPDSPKAYQISQYDKPIGENGWIDIEVNGETKRIGVTRLHLEEDAGKLTHVDGGYASLVDFNRVGTPLLEIVSEPDIRSAEEAKAYLEKLKAIMQYCDVSDVKMEEGSLRCDANISLRPYGQKEFGIRAELKNMNSFRGVQRGIEYEEYRQADILDDGGIVVQETRRWDDTQGKTFSMRGKEEAHDYRYFPDPDLVSVLIDDEWKARVKASIPELPDARIARYAAEFGLPSYDANVITSSMALADFFEESLNYTKDAKAVANWIMGDLLAHLNANNLEMSDVKITGQGLGEMIGLIEKGTISSKIAKTVFKEMIDSGTAPQAIVEEKGLVQISDEGAIKAIVDKVVDANPQSVEDYRAGKDKAIGFLVGQVMKESRGKANPALVNQLLVDRLKG from the coding sequence ATGTCTACATCGAAATACGAAACCGTCATCGGCTTAGAGGTTCACGTTGAACTTCATACGAATTCTAAAATTTTCTGCGGCTGTAAGACTTCCTTCGGCGCATCGCCGAACAGCAATACATGCCCAATCTGCCTCGGACATCCTGGCGTATTGCCTGTACTTAACCGTCAAGCGGTAGAGTATGCGATGAAAGCTGCAATGGCTCTAAATTGCACGATCGCAACTGAGAGCAAGTTCGACCGTAAGAACTATTTTTACCCGGATTCACCGAAAGCTTACCAAATCTCGCAATACGACAAACCGATCGGTGAGAACGGTTGGATCGATATTGAAGTGAACGGGGAGACGAAGCGCATCGGCGTTACCCGTCTTCACCTCGAAGAAGATGCAGGCAAGCTTACACACGTGGATGGCGGTTACGCGTCGCTCGTTGACTTTAACCGTGTCGGTACGCCGCTGCTTGAGATTGTATCAGAGCCGGATATCCGCTCTGCGGAAGAAGCGAAGGCATACCTTGAGAAGCTTAAGGCGATTATGCAATATTGTGATGTCTCCGATGTGAAGATGGAGGAAGGCTCGCTTCGCTGCGATGCGAACATTAGTCTTCGTCCTTATGGACAGAAGGAATTCGGTATTCGTGCCGAACTGAAGAACATGAACTCCTTCCGCGGCGTTCAGCGTGGAATTGAATATGAAGAATACCGTCAAGCGGACATCTTGGATGATGGCGGCATCGTCGTGCAAGAGACAAGACGCTGGGACGATACACAAGGCAAGACATTCTCGATGCGTGGCAAGGAAGAGGCGCATGATTATCGTTACTTCCCAGACCCGGATCTTGTATCAGTCTTGATCGATGACGAGTGGAAAGCACGCGTGAAAGCTTCGATTCCGGAATTGCCGGATGCGCGTATCGCGCGTTACGCAGCGGAGTTTGGCTTGCCAAGTTATGATGCGAATGTTATTACTTCATCGATGGCGCTCGCAGACTTCTTCGAGGAGAGCTTGAACTATACGAAGGACGCTAAAGCGGTTGCGAACTGGATCATGGGCGATTTGCTCGCGCATCTCAACGCGAACAACCTGGAGATGTCCGATGTGAAGATCACGGGTCAAGGCCTTGGTGAGATGATCGGCTTGATCGAGAAAGGCACGATTAGCAGCAAGATTGCGAAGACGGTCTTCAAGGAAATGATCGACAGTGGTACAGCGCCGCAAGCGATTGTGGAAGAGAAGGGTCTTGTTCAGATTAGCGACGAAGGCGCGATCAAAGCGATCGTCGACAAAGTTGTGGACGCGAACCCGCAGTCCGTAGAGGATTACCGCGCAGGAAAAGACAAAGCGATCGGCTTCTTGGTCGGCCAAGTGATGAAGGAATCGCGCGGCAAGGCGAACCCGGCCCTCGTGAACCAATTGCTCGTGGATCGACTTAAAGGTTAA
- a CDS encoding YxlC family protein, whose product MRKNKSKTNQEAIQDASLEMNVSNEDQELIDQLMMSFEQMDHVIPHSTAPHVGHLERLVTEQKMAVRRRHHIELLCFFLVALVLIGGNTLLVMTSWTAFGIFQGVTLVAALGYLFGSYVRRKKKGDVQHAK is encoded by the coding sequence ATGCGAAAAAATAAATCGAAAACCAATCAAGAGGCTATACAAGACGCTTCACTGGAAATGAACGTCTCGAACGAAGATCAGGAGCTGATTGATCAACTCATGATGAGTTTTGAACAGATGGATCATGTGATCCCGCACAGCACGGCACCTCATGTAGGGCATTTGGAGCGGCTGGTTACGGAGCAGAAGATGGCAGTTCGTCGACGTCACCACATCGAGCTCCTTTGCTTTTTCCTCGTTGCGCTCGTGCTGATTGGCGGGAATACGCTCCTCGTTATGACGAGCTGGACTGCATTTGGGATATTCCAAGGTGTGACGTTGGTTGCGGCGCTGGGCTACCTCTTCGGCTCCTATGTACGTCGTAAGAAAAAAGGGGATGTTCAGCATGCCAAGTGA
- the gatC gene encoding Asp-tRNA(Asn)/Glu-tRNA(Gln) amidotransferase subunit GatC: MSITVKDVEHVAKLARLALSDAEKEQFTGQLNAILKYAEKLNELNTDEVEPTTHVLQIRNVMREDETRPSLPIEKVLRNAPDEEDDQIRVPAVLE; encoded by the coding sequence ATGAGCATTACGGTGAAAGACGTTGAGCATGTTGCGAAGCTCGCGCGACTCGCATTATCGGATGCAGAGAAAGAGCAGTTTACAGGTCAATTGAACGCGATTCTGAAATACGCGGAGAAATTGAACGAATTGAATACGGATGAAGTGGAGCCGACAACACACGTGCTGCAGATTCGTAACGTGATGCGTGAAGACGAGACAAGACCGTCGCTCCCGATCGAGAAAGTACTGCGCAATGCGCCAGATGAAGAAGACGATCAAATTCGTGTACCGGCTGTCCTCGAATAG
- a CDS encoding TM2 domain-containing protein yields MTQSNKDRQSAYDPFLDERMHHMNTTPMMNAFPNSDHPYGSNIPRKSKFLAGLLAFFIPGLGHFYLGLMQRGLTVMLSLALNIVAIVYSVNLPQGGSLPIIVLLSLMIPCVYFYNLFDALQCTDRVNAERIYGYVPDGMTPLLRNGGVSFKGSSLGIVLVVCGVFVLMLSVNPAWLQFLFSSGGPYFGAVILIVAGLFLLLRTRSK; encoded by the coding sequence ATGACGCAATCGAATAAAGACAGACAATCGGCTTACGACCCTTTTCTGGATGAGCGTATGCATCATATGAACACCACGCCCATGATGAATGCATTTCCGAACTCGGATCATCCTTATGGCAGCAATATACCTCGTAAGAGTAAATTTCTAGCTGGCTTACTTGCTTTTTTTATCCCGGGGCTTGGACACTTTTACCTCGGTCTGATGCAGCGCGGGTTAACGGTTATGTTAAGTCTGGCGCTGAACATCGTTGCTATCGTGTATAGCGTGAATTTGCCGCAGGGTGGCAGCTTGCCGATCATCGTGCTGTTAAGCCTCATGATCCCGTGCGTATACTTCTATAACTTGTTCGATGCTCTACAGTGTACGGATCGTGTGAACGCGGAGCGCATCTATGGGTATGTGCCGGATGGTATGACACCGTTATTGCGTAATGGCGGCGTGTCTTTTAAAGGCAGCTCGCTTGGCATCGTGCTCGTTGTGTGCGGCGTGTTTGTGTTGATGCTGAGTGTTAATCCGGCTTGGCTACAGTTTTTGTTCTCAAGCGGCGGTCCTTATTTTGGTGCAGTGATTCTTATTGTGGCGGGACTGTTCCTGCTCTTAAGAACACGTTCCAAATAA
- the gatA gene encoding Asp-tRNA(Asn)/Glu-tRNA(Gln) amidotransferase subunit GatA, with product MSLFDLRLQEIHNKLSAKELSVTDLVSEAYGRIAKTEDQVKAYLTLDEERARAHAKLLDEQLMTDAPRGLLFGLPAGIKDNIVTEGLRTTCASQFLSNYDPIYDATVVQKLKKAQSVTLGKLNMDEFAMGGSNENSSFYPTRNPWNLEYVPGGSSGGSAAAVAAGEAYFTLGSDTGGSIRQPASYCGVVGLKPTYGLVSRFGLVAFASSLDQIGPITKNVEDSAYVLQAIAGYDNMDSTSANVEIPDYISALNGDIKGLRIGVPKEYLGQGIDPKVKESVLAALKVLESLGATWDEVSLPHTDYAVATYYLLASSEASSNLARFDGVRYGVRAENPDNLIDMYVKSRSQGFGDEVKRRIMLGTYALSSGYYDAYYLKAQKVRTLIKQDFDQVFANYDVIIGPTAPTTAFPIGSQVDDPLTMYLNDIVTIPVSLAGVPAISVPCGLADGLPVGLQIIGKAFDEATVLRVAHAYEQNTEHHKLRPQL from the coding sequence TTGTCATTATTTGATTTGCGGTTGCAGGAAATACATAACAAGCTGAGCGCTAAAGAATTGTCCGTCACGGACCTCGTGAGCGAAGCTTATGGACGTATTGCCAAGACAGAAGACCAAGTGAAAGCTTATTTGACGTTAGATGAAGAGAGAGCTCGCGCGCATGCAAAATTGCTGGACGAGCAGCTTATGACCGATGCGCCTCGCGGATTGCTGTTCGGGCTTCCAGCGGGGATTAAGGATAATATCGTGACGGAAGGACTCCGCACGACTTGCGCGAGCCAATTCCTATCGAACTATGATCCGATCTATGATGCGACGGTTGTTCAGAAATTGAAGAAGGCACAGTCCGTTACGCTCGGCAAATTGAACATGGATGAATTCGCGATGGGCGGTTCGAATGAGAACTCGAGTTTCTATCCGACACGTAATCCATGGAACTTAGAATATGTACCAGGTGGTTCGAGTGGTGGTTCTGCTGCAGCTGTGGCTGCTGGTGAAGCATATTTCACGCTAGGCTCCGACACAGGCGGTTCCATCCGTCAGCCAGCATCGTATTGCGGTGTTGTTGGATTAAAACCAACTTACGGACTCGTATCCCGTTTTGGTCTTGTTGCATTCGCATCTTCGCTCGACCAAATCGGACCGATCACGAAGAATGTAGAAGATTCCGCGTATGTATTGCAAGCTATTGCAGGTTATGACAACATGGATTCCACATCCGCGAATGTAGAGATCCCGGACTATATCAGCGCACTGAACGGAGACATCAAAGGACTCCGCATCGGCGTGCCGAAGGAGTACCTTGGACAAGGCATCGATCCGAAAGTGAAAGAATCGGTTCTTGCTGCGCTTAAAGTGCTTGAGAGTCTTGGCGCTACTTGGGACGAAGTATCCTTGCCGCATACGGATTATGCGGTTGCGACATATTACTTGCTTGCTTCGTCGGAAGCTTCATCGAACTTAGCACGTTTTGACGGCGTACGTTATGGTGTTCGCGCAGAGAATCCGGACAATCTGATTGATATGTATGTGAAGTCTAGAAGCCAAGGCTTCGGGGATGAAGTGAAGCGTCGGATTATGCTTGGAACGTACGCATTAAGCTCTGGTTATTATGATGCGTATTATCTGAAAGCACAGAAAGTCCGCACGCTCATCAAGCAAGATTTTGATCAAGTATTTGCGAACTATGACGTTATTATTGGACCTACGGCACCAACGACGGCATTCCCGATCGGATCCCAAGTGGATGATCCATTAACGATGTATTTGAATGATATTGTGACCATTCCGGTCAGCTTGGCGGGGGTACCGGCGATCAGCGTTCCATGTGGACTAGCGGATGGCTTGCCTGTCGGATTGCAAATTATCGGGAAAGCTTTTGATGAAGCAACTGTGCTGCGTGTTGCGCATGCTTACGAACAGAACACAGAACATCATAAGTTGCGCCCGCAGTTGTAA
- the sigY gene encoding RNA polymerase sigma factor SigY gives MDEQQRIHLAKRGDDQALAQLLHDHYAFLMKYLIKVTMNPTLAEDLVQETMLKCIEKITYYNGTSKFSSWMITIATRLYIDMMRKRKVEQRWQEQEQALRGVQWHMQQHQEAWTDAIDAISRMRYDIRLPILLKHYYGYAYEEIAEMMDIPLGTVKSRIYNGLQQLRKELMPNAKK, from the coding sequence ACGAATTCACTTGGCCAAACGCGGTGACGACCAGGCGTTAGCTCAATTGCTGCATGACCACTACGCCTTTTTGATGAAATATTTAATTAAAGTGACGATGAATCCGACCCTTGCAGAGGATTTGGTGCAGGAGACGATGCTGAAATGTATTGAGAAAATCACTTATTATAACGGCACATCCAAATTTTCCTCCTGGATGATTACGATTGCGACCCGATTATACATTGACATGATGCGTAAGCGTAAGGTAGAGCAGCGTTGGCAGGAGCAGGAGCAGGCGCTCCGCGGGGTTCAGTGGCATATGCAGCAGCACCAGGAAGCTTGGACGGATGCGATCGATGCCATCTCCAGAATGCGTTATGACATTCGATTGCCGATTCTGCTGAAGCATTATTATGGATACGCGTATGAAGAAATCGCCGAGATGATGGATATCCCGCTAGGAACGGTCAAATCACGAATTTACAATGGGTTGCAGCAACTGCGAAAGGAGCTCATGCCGAATGCGAAAAAATAA
- a CDS encoding ABC transporter permease subunit translates to MRQFGLFYRKEMLEMARSYKWIWVPMVFLLLGVMQPVTTYYMPEILKHAGNMPAGTVITMPTPTAGEVLAQTLSQFGILGILVLVLSMMGAVSGERQSGVTAMIFSKPVSFISYMAAKWASMLTLTVAAFAAGYAGACYYTVQLIGSLEYGVVLQAGMMYLLYYVFVVSILLLMSAWLPNGAGVAFTTIAFLMLLSFGSSLLSRYLAWSPSRLSAIASELLTRGESLSSVAPVLWMCLCSVLLCVTLAIYQMHTQESISAKV, encoded by the coding sequence ATGAGACAATTCGGCCTCTTTTACCGAAAAGAAATGTTAGAGATGGCACGCAGCTACAAATGGATCTGGGTACCGATGGTCTTCCTTCTTCTTGGCGTGATGCAGCCTGTAACAACGTATTATATGCCCGAAATTTTGAAGCACGCAGGCAATATGCCGGCAGGGACGGTCATTACGATGCCGACACCCACGGCGGGTGAAGTGTTGGCGCAGACGCTCAGTCAATTTGGTATCCTTGGCATTCTTGTGCTTGTGTTGTCCATGATGGGCGCCGTATCTGGGGAACGGCAGAGCGGCGTGACTGCGATGATATTTAGCAAACCGGTTTCGTTTATTTCCTATATGGCTGCCAAATGGGCCAGCATGCTCACCCTAACGGTGGCTGCGTTTGCGGCGGGGTATGCAGGCGCTTGCTATTATACGGTCCAGTTGATCGGTTCGTTGGAATACGGAGTTGTCCTGCAAGCTGGTATGATGTATTTGTTATATTACGTCTTTGTCGTCTCGATTCTGCTGTTAATGAGTGCTTGGCTGCCGAATGGGGCGGGCGTGGCGTTTACGACGATAGCCTTTCTTATGCTGCTCAGCTTCGGATCGAGTCTCTTGTCACGGTACTTGGCATGGAGCCCGAGTCGGCTGAGTGCGATCGCATCGGAGCTGTTAACGCGTGGTGAGTCGCTGTCGTCTGTAGCACCTGTGCTTTGGATGTGCCTATGCAGTGTGCTTCTGTGTGTGACGTTAGCTATCTATCAGATGCATACGCAGGAGTCGATTTCGGCAAAAGTCTAG